The Populus nigra chromosome 14, ddPopNigr1.1, whole genome shotgun sequence genome has a segment encoding these proteins:
- the LOC133673257 gene encoding uncharacterized protein LOC133673257, which translates to MVSSGDLRTPQFNGVNYDFWAVKMETILIAFDLWDVVEFGMKSGSSVKEEESEKEDKKNDETESKDGETKSSIAEEAVFREKKIRNAKALSLIQGALTDELFPRIRNENTAQGAWNVLKREYRGDKKVRSVKLQAVRAEFEYMRMLEGEGLEHYLSQFFEAINSLKSLGEDVPEIRIVQKLLMSLNRRYKSIVSIIEETRDLDVLKVEEVIASVKVFDKREDLHDEQDKITRTEKAFSSLKMGYNHAANKAMQGRSSPRWHGHDQRHVGWSQGRNVNNHHNFSHNTNWNNRTGSSSSSSQHRGGGNQTNTKPQCSVCQKFHFGICRYKGKPKCGKCSRFGHYSKDCDSNKQLANSAKEEDVCTNTMFYACHAASIKNEDVWFIDSACSNHMTSQEENLIDVDRSITCKVKMGSGDLV; encoded by the coding sequence ATGGTGTCCAGTGGAGATTTACGAACACCTCAGTTCAACGGTGTGAACTATGACTTTTGGGCAGTGAAGATGGAGACAATCCTCATAGCATTTGATCTTTGGGATGTAGTTGAGTTTGGCATGAAATCAGGTTCAAgtgtgaaagaagaagaatctgagaaagaaGATAAGAAGAATGATGAAACCGAGAGCAAAGATGGTGAAACTAAGAGCAGCATAGCTGAAGAAGCTGttttcagagaaaaaaaaataagaaatgccAAGGCATTGAGCCTCATCCAAGGAGCCTTGACTGATGAACTTTTTCCTAGAATAAGGAATGAGAATACTGCACAAGGAGCATGGAATGTGCTGAAAAGAGAGTATAGAGGTGATAAGAAAGTGAGGTCTGTGAAATTGCAAGCTGTGAGGGCAGAGTTTGAATACATGAGAATGTTAGAAGGAGAAGGCTTAGAACACTATCTTTCTCAGTTTTTTGAAGCTATAAACAGTCTGAAATCTCTAGGAGAAGATGTACCTGAGATTAGGATTGTGCAAAAGCTCCTAATGAGTTTAAATAGGAGATACAAGTCCATTGTCTCTATCATTGAAGAGACAAGGGACCTTGATGTGCTGAAGGTGGAAGAAGTTATAGCCTCTGTCAAAGTATTTGACAAGAGGGAAGACCTGCATGATGAACAAGATAAGATTACAAGGACTGAAAAGGCATTTAGTAGTCTCAAAATGGGCTATAATCATGCTGCAAACAAGGCTATGCAGGGGAGATCTAGTCCAAGATGGCATGGACATGATCAAAGGCATGTGGGCTGGTCTCAAGGAAGAAATGTGAATAATCATCACAATTTCAGTCACAACACAAACTGGAATAACAGAACTGGAAGTAGCAGCAGCAGTTCACAGCACAGAGGTGGAGGtaatcaaacaaacacaaagCCTCAATGTTCTGTATGTCAAAAATTTCATTTCGGAATATGTAGATATAAGGGGAAACCTAAGTGTGGGAAATGCAGTCGGTTTGGACATTATTCCAAAGACTGTGACAGCAACAAGCAGCTAGCTAATAGTGCAAAGGAGGAAGATGTGTGCACAAACACTATGTTTTATGCATGTCATGCTGCCAGCATAAAGAATGAAGATGTGTGGTTCATTGATAGTGCATGTAGTAATCATATGACCTCTCAAGAGGAGAATTTAATTGATGTTGATAGAAGTATCACTTGCAAGGTGAAAATGGGTTCAGGAGATTTGGTTTAA
- the LOC133673194 gene encoding uncharacterized protein LOC133673194 gives MSGGEREEKPWKCGKAIAVANLQRVGTMVRDIGEPCLSQSPIKVVILVGRMLKPEKWQSTFDSNGKVSRFQKALKLIVLGGVDPSIRPQVWEFLLGCYTLGTTAEYRRQLRTARRERYRDLIEQCQKMHSSIGTGALAFAVGSKVMDMRTPSKDDGRGEEATVKSRQTSVDVTNSLENYSDWNNNCTDTACTCAGQSSSDSAGLVSVRGSSDSAAHDSSCFIPTSGPLNSGSPKRGGEAHGSEYVVESYFDFPPLPVTNLFDKREDKKESGVLDDKPRTQRKLRFQDDRMHSFQINNNVDLIIESSGEPSNHASPQKKSEIELVHQEDHEPVLQSNNLGNEKEIVDKLRIADVPETPLLNGTTSNGGVAGENRVSEWLWTLHRIVVDVVRTDSHLEFYEDKRNLARMSDILAVYAWVDPATGYCQGMSDLLSPFVVLFEDNADAFWCFEMLLRRMRENFQMEGPTGVMKQLQALWHILELTDKEMFAHLSRIGAESLHFAFRMLMVLFRRELSFSEALRMWEMMWAADFDESVVCDLEENCLDALLLNVPRDCEGDTREESIENSDGSSRDGSQSKHGNVEHPTSDNTGMKSASVYNFCGFTKNFWSRNDRMQITNAISSTKNGNDELPVFCVAAILIMNRQKIIKETRSIDDMIKIFNDRLLKIHVKRCIRTATKLRKKYFYKLIKSKNHVVQNGE, from the exons atgtcCGGTggtgagagagaggagaagCCATGGAAATGTGGAAAAGCGATTGCAGTGGCGAATTTACAGAGAGTAGGAACAATGGTGAGGGATATAGGAGAGCCTTGTCTTTCACAATCACCTATAAAGGTTGTTATACTT GTAGGAAGAATGCTTAAGCCGGAGAAGTGGCAATCGACTTTTGATAGTAATGGAAAGGTTTCACGTTTTCAGAAAGCGCTGAAGTTGATTGTTTTAGGG GGTGTGGATCCATCTATTAGGCCACAAGTTTGGGAGTTTCTACTTGGCTGTTATACACTGGGAACCACTGCTGAGTACCGGAGGCAGCTGAGGACAGCACGAAG GGAACGCTACAGAGACCTCATCGAGCAATGCCAAAAAATGCATTCAAGTATAGGAACTGGTGCCCTTGCGTTTGCTGTGGGGTCCAAAGTTATGGATATGAGGACACCATCCAAGGATGATGGGAGAGGGGAAGAAGCTACTGTCAAAAGTAGACAAACCTCTGTAGATGTTACTAACAGCTTAGAGAATTATAGTGATTGGAATAATAATTGTACAGATACAGCGTGCACGTGTGCAGGGCAAAGTTCTAGTGATTCTGCTGGACTTGTCAGTGTGAGGGGAAGCTCAGATAGTGCAGCACATGATTCTTCTTGTTTTATACCTACTTCTGGCCCACTCAATAGTGGTTCTCCAAAAAGAGGTGGGGAGGCTCATGGATCAGAGTATGTAGTGGagagttattttgattttcctccTTTACCTGTCACGAATTTGTTTGACAAGAGAGAAGATAAGAAAGAAAGTGGTGTGCTTGATGACAAACCACGTACACAAAGAAAATTGAGATTTCAAGATGACAGGATGCAcagttttcaaattaataataatgtagatttaattattgaatcCAGTGGGGAACCATCTAACCATGCTTCACCTCAGAAGAAATCTGAAATTGAATTAGTTCACCAAGAGGACCATGAACCAGTATTACAGTCCAATAATCTTGGTAATGAGAAAGAAATAGTGGACAAATTGAGAATAGCTGATGTTCCTGAGACACCATTGTTAAATGGAACAACATCTAATGGAGGGGTGGCTGGTGAGAACAGAGTGTCTGAATGGCTCTGGACATTGCATCGAATAG tTGTTGATGTTGTAAGAACAGATAGTCATCTTGAATTCTATGAGGATAAAAGAAATTTAGCTAGGATGTCTGACATCCTTGCTGTCTATGCATGGGTTGATCCAGCCACTGGTTATTGTCAAG GTATGAGCGATCTGCTGTCTCCTTTTGTTGTTCTCTTTGAGGACAATGCTGATGCATTTTGGTGCTTTGAGATGCTTCTACGGAGAATG CGTGAAAATTTTCAGATGGAAGGACCAACTGGGGTCATGAAACAGTTGCAAGCATTGTGGCACATCTTGGAACTCACAGACAAAGAAATGTTTGCACACCTATCACGTATTGGTGCTGAAAGCCTCCATTTTGCATTCCGGATGCTGATGGTTCTCTTCCGCCGAGAGTTATCTTTTAGTGAGGCTCTGCGGATGTGGGAG ATGATGTGGGCTGCTGATTTTGATGAATCTGTTGTGTGTGATCTAGAGGAGAATTGTCTGGATGCACTGTTGCTAAATGTTCCAAGGGATTGTGAAGGAGATACAAGGGAAGAAAGCATTGAAAATAGTGATGGTAGTTCAAGGGATGGTTCACAATCAAAGCATGGAAATGTTGAGCACCCAACGTCTGACAACACTGGAATGAAATCCGCATCAGTTTATAACTTTTGTGGTTTCACAAAGAATTTTTGGTCAAGAAATGACCGCATGCAGATTACCAATGCAATCTCATCAACTAAGAACGGGAATGATGAATTACCTGTTTTCTGTGTCGCTGCTATTCTCATCATGAACCGGCAAAAGATAATCAAAGAAACTCGCTCAATTGATGATATGATAAAG ATTTTCAATGATAGGCTGCTGAAGATTCATGTTAAAAGATGCATACGCACAGCGACCAAACTTCGgaagaaatatttttacaag CTGATCAAAAGCAAGAACCATGTAGTCCAGAATGGTGAATAA